CGTGAAAGCAAACTTTAACTGCGCTTATTTGCTTACTGTATTTTAAAAGGATAAGTTAGCATAAATAAGCGCATTCATCCTTTAAAGATGAATCTAAAGACAggctttacattttttgtataaatgtaagaaatacctagaaaaaaattgtcacaaATGAAcgaaactaaattaattttttaaacttaaagatttaaattattatactaacaattttaaaaataataccatTACAGGAAAAAGATGtagatgtatattttttatatttaaataaaatttgtagttGTTTGAGCAAAGACCATTCGtcgaaaaaaagtatttaaaattaaatattaaatcaataatagtatatattaataaaatttattaaattaattttttcaaatgttgaTTAGctggaaaatagaaaatttcttgaatttctaaatgcaaaaatgctgcaattagttaatatataaaacaaattcgtTACATGAAtgaaatagttatttttattcgcatactttaaaaagatttaaagtaaaaattgtttaacatataaatattgtttattgtcCATATAACAACGTTTCATGCATAAAATGCAAGTAAAATGCATGTAAATTTTTCCAGATCCTACAAATATAAATCGCAGACGTTGTTAAgaagtttcaaaaatataatttaataatcaaagagcttcagtaatatttttaataaatgtttaaaatatctttcttttgtGTAGATCTAAGATTCTGCTGTAATATTATCTAACacataaaatacacatatatgcaAGACaccttaatattttaatattcttttataaaaatatttaaaatactgaaAAGGCACTTAAGCTTAATTCAGTAACAGAAAGTTCAGGCTTAAATCAGTAACAGAAAAGTGACTACAACAGCAATAGAAAAACGATTATTTCTTCAACGTATGACAAGTGTGTCCTTGagtgaatataattatagcttgcattttgcaatttaaaaatgacCTCTAATGTTCACTTTATCTGATTACGATTCtttgtgtgcgcgcgcgcgcgcgcgcgcgtgtgtgtgtgtgtgtgtgtgtgtgtgtgtgtgtgtgtgtgtgtgtgtgtgtgtgtgtgtgtgtgtgtgtgtgtgtgtgtgtgtgtgtgtgtgtgtgtgtgtgtgttcatCCAACgacatgtaatatttaaaagatgtcaaaaagatatcttaaagtGTTTTTACATACAAAACTATATCCATCTGAGCACATACGAatgattgtattatataaaaattattatattcgattcactaatacatttataatatatttagaaataatacattttacatttcaattacTTTCTTTATAATTGCATCGTCTTTactattgatatttaaatagtaTAACGTATCAATACGTATCAATACGATACAAATGATACAGATGGATTCAATAACAATGttttcatgtatattttttataaacagatCTTACTATTGATATATATCATacattgtgtaaaaaatacaatattataattatttaatattatattttttaacattataatcacataaaactaacaaaaaaatggaaataaaaattgtatgtattgatattaaataactatttaagGCTGGTAATTCTTTGCTAATaagcaaaaagtaaaaacataaaaaacattgCAAATTAGCCTTTAGAAACACGATTTCATCAATACttgcttaaaaatttaataaatgttataaatgtttattaatttattttacattaatttattacattaatttgaaaaataaaaggtacaatataataaaatacagttttGCACAAAAaacgtatattataatacattattacattcgtaaaacaaaataacttttaaaaattatctaattgcATCAAAGTAacacaaaaagaagcaaaaTGTGAACGAATTAATGGAAATTCTTTGtatacacattaaaaaaaaatagatacatTTCTTAGTTTCCTTTAAACTGCACATAAAAGTGCTAGTATCCACTGTTAGACTAATATCAACATCTCTTCTATTATCTTTCCTAAATTAaactttcttctctttgtaaaataatgtctaGAAAGTAATATTTGGTAACTTTACTGCATCGAAAATTAactgcaataaatattattgagatatgtaaaatacacattttacacTCCGCAATactttaaataagaaaataataactattaatttaatgtttagaaagtaaaatataaaatacataatgttaaaaaacaaacataaataaacaCCTTACACGATTCAATTCTGTGCAACGAATGGTCAAACAACTTagataattagaattttatatatgcttattttatatattatgtgttcatatatatatatttttatactatctACAAACCTATatcaaaatcttaaaattaagtgCAACATTAATAGTCGTTGTCTAAGCGCGACATAGTAACCGatctaatgtttaaaatatcatttgaGCTATCTGGAAACttcttccaattttttattcttagatTGACTTTTGTTATTTCGAGATATTCATACTACGACATAACTTGTCTCTCTCTTCATTTATGTCAATGgcgattttattgataaaggGATGTCTAATTTTGCCATTAATCGCGACGAAGAACTCATCCAGCTTTCCCGGAATGTTGTCCCTTTTCTCGTATTCATACGCTTGCATCAGTAAATCTAATCTATCTAGGTCTTTTACATACTGTGCTTCAGGAGATTCCTGCTTTTCATATTcctaaatattaaagaattcaaatatcaataaaaatattaacaacagattaaaagaaaataacgcAAGATATGCTTACacgaaatatttgtaatatctcAGGTCCTTTATCACCCAGCAGCTTACAAATGTTCTCCATAGCTTCATCTTCTCGTCTGTGTTTTTCATCTGGTGGTACACCACAGTAAGGTGTTATGTCTCCCACAATACATTCAGCTAAATCATGGATTAACGTcatttgcattattctgcaaatcagaaaattatattttgttaatctcTTACCATATCTTGTGATATATGTACATAGTGAGCAAACAGTGactgaataatataaatcaaatatttcaaagacatttttacaaaatttcataaaaattgtattttggaaaagaacaaataataatgaaattaatttcccctccaaaaattaatcttttaaatcatataaaaatcgtcatttttattaaaatttttaaataaaatttcataaaataaaattataatattaaaaaatgcacagTTTTATGTACaagatataatgtttaaaaaatcctataaattctaatattttattttcaaaatattgtaccaataaatattaatcaaaatgtcattcaaaatgtcaatatcataattaaattactcaactttataatttttataaattattttaattatattttaattataaattttattaattataatattatatatatataagatatacatatactatatatatattgtatatatatatatataataatagtaatgtcATACTTagttttatctaaattttcttttccatcCACCAGGAACGATAACATCGCCATTCGATACATGTGTCCAGCAATTGTTTCAGGATCAGGTATATTCCGTTTCACCCATCCCGTCCTTTTCATGTGCTGAAAACACAAAATTggaatacatatttaaataaaactgtattgtgtatatattttgttcaattttaagaaaataaatcttaaaagaaaaaataatacaaagaaaagcatttctttagaaaattagtttataaaatattacatattatcaaaattcttttctttaaggtaaaaataaaaaagaagccaagattttaatcaaataacttttttctttatttttatgcattattttattatctttttttacaaatatttaaacataaaatttaaaacctGAAATGGAACGTCACAGTCAGATAAGTAGAAGATATACCAAATATGAATGAAATGATCAAACAAAAGATATAccaaatatgaataaaatgatCAAACAAAAGATGTTGCTGTAGAGCTATATTGTTCAGTAGCAACGTATCTTATCTGACAATTCAATGTAATCCATAATAATTATCGcaatacaaaataacaaaaattgcattattgcagataatttataaagattataaaagaaCTTATTCATCAAGGTAACTACAagcatgtaaataaataagctaaaaaaataaaaatcttatgcTTAgcaattctaataaattttctatgtttccgttttcttattttattatttcatatttttatacatcagCATATTTGTTAGATTAATTCTTAAACTTAAGGATGTATTACATccatctttaaaaatatattaatatttatattaataaatattaatattataaatataattatagtatacttaaataaattatagtatacatgtaaaaattgtatttaaattgtactctatttttattaaacaatacatttgtatagcttaattactttaatcattgttttttatcgttataatattaaaatttaaaaaataatctccattgttttcataaaagtactttaaatattcaagataataatttatgcaaaatcttattgtaattttgaatttagttataaacttaaataataaaatttaaagaaattttacataaattatcttaaatacatcttaaaatatttaaaaaattttcattaaaaaattcaagattgtTGTCctcttactttttaaaaaacttccaTTAGACATTTTTActtcttattaaaatcatttttgatccagataaaaaattgcctccaaattttttgtattgctttcaaatgcaatataaaacaagctagaattttttcattattttaaaaatagatataatacaTCCTTAATACATTGACAACTGAATACACGACTTCATTTAGCCAACAGTTATCAGCCTACAAGACATGATTTTACTCACTCATTCATGATCTTGTTCatcttttaaatgtaaatgtataaatttcaattttttttaagctaGTGGCAGGTGACATTTGCCTGTGTGAAATGTGCAATTCGCATGTGGCCATCACAGGCCACAACCGTAAAGGCTGTATTTAGCAGTCACAGTATTTTAAGCATCACTTTCATTCTTATTGTTCATCAATATTAAGCAAggacaaataatatttgtaagcAGTAAATGCCAAAGCAAACGCGACCAAGGTGTTTTGAAACTCAATAGTGATTTGTTTAAAAGATGTTCCTGATATACTTTTATCATCAAAAGGATATAAAACAaaggatataaaataaaaatatatttgttaacacCAAACTTGTAGCAAATAAAGAATAGTATCTATCACAAATGACCACTTAGCTTTGAAACTTTGTTCAAaaatcaaacattaaaaatttacatatatctaACATTAAACAGCAATtgtttctttatctttttcttgtaattatttctgcATTTTTTCTTGCTGTGacaatttaaatcaaaaatagTTCTTAACACATcaagatataaaatgttattgctACCAACCCctgacaattaataattttgcaatggaaaaaaattatatatatttcatcataatttcaaatttttatcaaaaacttCTTTATACAATCATTAACCTTCACGAAACAATGttgacatattaaaattacgtgAAAAAAGGGAGAGGAAAATCAAACAGCAATATGAGACATCTTACATAAGTATCTATTTTCTTTTgggggagagagaaggagaatataatatcatatatttcttttttcttttcttccttttttccttAAGATATTCTATCTCCAAAACTCCAAAAATAACTGTTCTAGCTAACAATATTGTACACGGTGTCCTTTTGTCTGGTGGCCAGAGATCACTTACGAAACGTTAAATGTAAATGCCACGATTTGACAGCTGCGAATGCATTATTCCAGAGCTCACCTTTAGCCGGCCAACCAGCTCCATAAACTCTTGCAATCTCTTTGTATCCTGCATCACGATCGGTGGAAATTTCCGTAGTTTTATGTCACCGTCAACCGTACAATCGCTCTTGGTTACGCCTGGCTGCTACCAACAATTGCGATACTCACCTAACTCACCACTTACCACTACTTACACAACGAAGCGGACACGTCCCGAAGCCCGGAGTGGCGAAAAAATCAAGCGGGAAAGTCAATCACATCACTGCAGCCAACGGCGCTAAACAATTGTTTCCCTAGCAGCCTTCAGGATATCGAtcatatgtaatttttcccctAGGGCGGAAACATACgtgtgaaaagtttcaagttatttggtctgttctttctagctggggctcgattcttgaattcattcgcaagagaaacgtatacgcaaatactcgctctaacagaaagttgtaagtttattggttaatagccatacgatagccaataaatttctaacttttctgtaagaacagaatttgcgaatacgtttctcttgcgaataaattcaagaatcgagcccctgcactgttgcaccggtgcaataagttaaagtaagacaagtatattttttctcattctaacttattgcaacCAGTGCAACCaaatcgtatttgttaattttgcttaacgacaaatacgattagtcatttccaatggaataatcggccagttaatttaaccgtgagttgtggaaccgggcctaatAGGTTTTTGGCGTTaattggcgtcatcggaatcaacctattagagtgcgttggtcTGCTTTTGGGTTAGCTCCGAGTAAACCCAGAACAGACAAAACGAACAAGGCTATAATATAACCGGAACGAGTGCGGCGATAGAATCCCTttatgcccagtctacaatgagtcgttggtcgttggtcgtaagaaatttaaccaattatgttcggttattcttctctaagatcaactgtgattggttaaatttcttacgaccaacgaccaacgactcattgtagactgggcattagccttgttcgttttgtctgttctgggtctactcggagcaaacccaagcagaccaaaacgcactctaatagattggcgtcatcggaatcaacctattagagtgcgttggtcTGTTTGGGTTTGCTCCGAGTAGACGCAGAACAGACAAAACGAACAAGGCTTAtaaggacgggattcatagaccgatcttaagctcaagcattgtcttaaggtcggtattcatagtcgaatcttattttaagatcgtctcaagtaatgtcttaagatgctaatacggctctgtgattggttgatgtcatcttaagactgtacttaagatgatcttaaacataagaattgactatgaataccggcctaagtctagcttcgagccgacttgagacttacttaaccaatgaaataacagcattgacgtctcaagatcgtgcttaagctggaacttgaataagattcgactatgaatttcGGCCTAAGACTCTAGTcagggcatgtgacgcgaacagacccataGAATTCGGGTATTCAccgcattttataataacggATTTGgtacagtatatatatatatatatataccagatcttttattagataattGTCGAATAAAGGCTTTCGATGAAAAGGTCATCTTTGAAATCACAGACAAGACCAACTATCATTTAGTAAGTAATTTTGGAATATTTGAGAAATCTAGACAAGCTTTATttcgtaaattaataaacctTTTCAATCGTTCCAAATTGATTTTGCtcttattgaaaatataattacaccgGACCGCATTAACTCCGCATTGCAGTTAAACGGcgcaattaaattacattaaaaaaacgtcAGATTGATTTGTCATCTTCATTCATTAAAAACTAATCCCAAAATTTCTGCGGGTAatcgcaatttttataaaacgctGCGACACGActtttaatttactgttcatATATACTTTCATGATTTATGAAGTAgtacaaaattgtaatatgttattttaaatgacGAAGATACGAAATCATAACTGTTAAGTgagctttaattattatatacgttgGAAAGTTTGACtcatataatagtttttatatataataatatttaaatattttacatagaaaaaatttattatggaaCTAACGTTATTAGAATTTAACTAAAATGTGAGGTTAAGATGTATCAAGAGAATAATGTCATGTAATTTTAGATAAGAACAtacacaatataattaatatcgcaatagatttttaatagaCACATTTTATCAGCAACTGTGAAATGATGTTTAATCGATAAGATAAatgattttacaatattattgatttcatTGTTCaagttaacaaatattactttgaaagataaaagtatgtatcatattttaatataatttttttatttacagaaaaaagtataatttattattgatttctaaaagaatttgtaaaaataatggatACAACAGGAGAAGAAATTACAGACTTACTTTGGGTgagttttcttttaatactcAATCTTGTAAATTCTCAAgtatctaaatattaattaactacACTTATAGTTTCCTGTCTCTATTACTTTAGAGGTAatctaaaagttaaattaaccTAATGATAAAAGAGTTAATTCTTTGATATTTTCCTTTAAATGATATTAACAATAGAACTGAAACTAAAATATGGTAAACAAAATACTTactttataaacaaaatacttaCAAAAAGTATAAAGGCATGCAAAAAcagcaatataaatttaaagcatGTAAATGAACTAATATTATACCTCTTTATTAAGTTTTACAGTCATTACAAAAAAGTTGTATATTAAGAGCTATATTTTTTGCctcttttttttgcttttgtgaAATATCTAGTTCCAATTCtgtttaacaaaatgtttgaGTTTGAtgttaagaatatatttgtatatgtttttCAGGAAGAGATGAAGATATTTGCTATAGAACAACAGCAATGCTTCTACGAGTTTCTTGCCGATCCCGATTggacaatatataaaagtgatgaatataaatatttaaaacagaatATTGGATATGCGATTTATGGATCACCGGAGAGCACCAAGGACaccaaaaaagaagaagacaaTAGCTGTTATTATGAAACAGAAAATTCGAATGATATGGGTGATGTAGCTGACACagtgaattataataaaaaagctaaaaaagtcatagataaaatttatgaacagATATGCAAGTGTACGATAGAAACTGATGATTctcaacaaatttattatagtatcatttttaatttaatttttcgtccaaaaacaaatgtaaaaccTAAGAAAGAAGTGAAAAAGGAAGTAAAGGAAGAGGCAAAagcagaaataaaagaaaaagcagaagataaaaaagaactaattataaattctgttcctatttttaaaatccGAAAGAGTGTTCAGAACAATTCCAAAACTACAAAAAGCGCTGAACAAGAGAATACACCTGCTGATGAAATACAATATGAAACATGGTACATTGATACCAATGGCAGAGTATACAAAACTTGGGCAGactataaagaaaataataatttaccgCAGTGCACTATGGTTATTCCAAAGGATGGTTTTTATCAAGCAGATCCAGCTTATCCAATTACAGAGGAATATTCGACAGTTTGGCTAGAGATCATGGATTCCCCTGCGTGTACGTGGAAAGCAAAAATTTGCAATGGAATTGATATCGCTTCCAGTTTTATCGGAATTGGCATAACTGGCTTGAGTGTCGCATCAATGTTAACACCTCTTGCGCCAGTTGTTATTGTATCAGGTAAATTGTCTCTTAATATATCACTTATttgctataataatatacaatgaCGTAGctcagaaataataatttgtctgCGAAAAAGAATTCTGAGGATAACTGAATATACTGAATGAAGAActaatgatatttaatattatttctctgCCCTCAGTAAACTAAATCGTGCTAATATcacacttaaaaattatattttaaaatttttatgattcaaaacattttaactgcaaaattttgttttgagtTATGTGGTaacaaataattgatataattgataaaaaataaatttattattaaatattgattctacaagttataatttaatattttatgttagcATTTATGCACCACCACTGGATATAAAATCATGAGACActgcttatattttattttatcatatatattaggTATAGCTGCTGCTGGTGTAAGTGGTGCTTGGTCAGTTGGCCGAAATTCCCAACAATTAATAGATCGCAGTAGCCATGAAGAATCCATTCATCTTTTTGACAAAGAAGCATTTCCACATTATCTCGGCATAGCCGGTACCACATTTGGTTTAGGAGCAATTGGAGGATCAGCAATTATTTCTAACGTTGCTGCACGCGGTATAACAGTAAATACCTTTGCGAGAGTAGCATTCAATACTGTACAAGGTGGAAACCTGTTCTTGAACGGTGTTGGCATGCTATATCAGGGTTATTATATGATAGACAAATATATAACGGAGGACACAGTAAGTGTTGTAGATGCATTAAATTTGGCAACgcatattatgtttttctgCGGCTCCGtagtaaaaattcaatttgccAACGACATCATCGAGAGTACGCAAGGTAGAGTTATCAATGATTACAGGGAAAGTTTGAGCTCCAAACGTCTTCGTAAAAAATACAATCGCGTTGTAAGAAACGCCGCCGAAAATAATGTATCTAAAATATCCGAAAATGCAGAGGTGATACGTTATATAACAAAACGCCAAGAGCTATTATCTAATCAGCCTACAGCTAACAGCAGTAATCGGATATTAAACAATCGCAATATCGTATGGTCGTGCGAAGGTGGTAGACTAAGAGTCAATGGGATTGTATTGCTAGATCCTGTTGAGTATGTTACTCGCCTTATAAGATTAGGTATATTTATCGAAATCGACCAAAACAATTCATCTGGTCCACAAAATCATACTAATGACGCTGTCGTTGATCAGTTATTACAAGTATTCTGTAACTTATTATCGAAATACTATGATAGCGATGACTGTCCTAGGACTATGAATCTACCAGTGCTGCCAGATTTCGAACCGCTGATAAGGGAAATGAGTTCTATGCATATTAATGAAGATTATTTGAAGATGCTGTTCAAAATCACGGAAAAATTAATGAAGCGTTCTAGAAGTATGGACGACTTTCTATTTCAAACGTTTACTTTTGTTTGGCAATATTGTAAAGCAAACTTGAGACAGTGGGGCATGAGCTTATGCTATTATACGCAAAGCATTTCTAGCAGTAAGatcttgcaaaaaattatcattgcaATTTTTGAAGCAATTGATATGGTGCTTAATAATTTGTTCTGTGCCTTTGGGATGTATATAGATTCCAATATGGATAGATAAATCAgggattaaaattaagaatagattctataatatatgaaaatatgactaatataaaaattcgggaattaaaattaagaatagattctataatatatgaaaatatgactaatataaaaaatagaaattagaaaaatggcGCACACAATAACTCGTAATAATAAGTCACAATTTTGATAGATATATATGCTATATTTATaagcatataaattatatttaatcgaagttatttaaataatacgttgaaaaaaaaattcccaaTGAGAGCTGGTACTGGATATAAGCAtgcaagaaatttatttaggcTGATGTTAAACGTGTTGCAACGCGAATACAAACGTTGAACTTATGTATACATCGAATACGCTAATATATCGAACGTATGAACTTATGTATACATCGAAACTACTAATTTTGACTCACATTTCGAATGTAGCAGAAtaagattacaaaaatatccATTCTATAATTTGTGTTAGCTTTGAatgatgtaaaaatgtatgtcaAAACTGTAAAAGATCTTCCTCATAGTAATAAGAATATAAGATAATCCAAGTAAAGAAAGGCGGAAAAGGAAGATAATTTGTCAGTTATAGTTAAAAATGTGgagatacaattttgttaatgtaaaacgaaaattatttgctaatttgCTCGACGTGATGAGCTCATTAAATGATGAAagtacattgtttttttcttttttatgttttaaaaaatttgataccATTATGTCATGATTGTATAGTAACATcccagtatttttttatgcataagCTTTAAAATCTCTTGCGTTAATTGAATATAACGAtcttgaaaaatgttatgtatatatatttgtaaaatatcttttaatgcaATATCTGAAATGTATATCTTAAATGtgaatgttatatattttcaaaaatttgtaatatatcttaattattatggATATGagcaatttttacaatttgaaacaattttaaattattgaaaatgtatTGCATATCATTCTGTGCCTTATATTTCAATctgttatatgtatttattcagattatatgaatattattgaaattgttaaacaataaatattttgcatttccttatctacattttatatttttaacatttcccTGATTTAGGGccagttgttccaacttcttggtaaacttatctaccagataaacatgtgtctatcttcatttcttttcttatataataatatacaagaattatttatataagaatatttcttatataaataaataaagacaaacatatttacctgataagtaagtttacaaaaaagttggaacaatcAAACCTTAAAATAAAGACTGCAAATCTAAACAGTTTAAGTATAATAGGAAAAATTGacgtaaagttatttttaatttcgaagCACTggtaaattttcataaatataaaatacaaaaatattttgatcatTGATTTATTCctgaattattgaattaaacttttatttgaaaaatcaatttagaaaacaattctattagaaaaatcaaaataaagaaagagaaaagtgCAGTCTCGAAATTACTTTTTGGATTTCAAATCGGCGGCTAACAGATGTGAATACTTTGATGTCAAGGCcgataaaagatttatattggCCACCTCTGTTATTAGGTGGCCAATATAATCGTCGGTTTGTCTCAAAGACTTAGGGTGCGTTCCCACTGAGCGCGTCATGCGTCGCGTCATCCTTCGTGTCCAATCAAAacttaattatgataaaatataatggatATTTTGATTGGACGCGAAGGATGACGCGCTCGATGGAAACGCACCcttactttaacttgttttgcatcagtgcagctgtgcagcagtgcagcgaaaaagaacaagtcAATGACATCCGTGATTTGTCCCTCTCTGAAACCCTGAAACTAAATGCAGTTATGCAGTCTCCTGTGATTCTTTACTTCTTGgtttatatatactttcatATGAAGTAGTTGGATGAGTTGGATTGGATTTATGGAGTAATAcagaattgtaatatatataaatgaggAACATACGAAACCGTAACCATTAAGTGAgctttaatatatacattggaAATATTGACgcatataatagttttaatataataatatttaaatattttgcatataaaaaaatattatggaactaatgttattaaaatttaactaaaatgtGAGGTTTAGATATATCAAGAGAATGATGTCATCTCCTTTTACAGAACATACATTATAGTTAATATCgcaatagatttttaatattttatcagcaATGGTGGAATGTTGTTTAATCgataaatgattttataatataattaatttcattgttcaacaaatattactttgagagataaaaatatatatcatattttaatataatttgtttatttactaaaaaaagtaaattatttataaat
This sequence is a window from Monomorium pharaonis isolate MP-MQ-018 chromosome 3, ASM1337386v2, whole genome shotgun sequence. Protein-coding genes within it:
- the LOC118644123 gene encoding uncharacterized protein LOC118644123: MDTTGEEITDLLWEEMKIFAIEQQQCFYEFLADPDWTIYKSDEYKYLKQNIGYAIYGSPESTKDTKKEEDNSCYYETENSNDMGDVADTVNYNKKAKKVIDKIYEQICKCTIETDDSQQIYYSIIFNLIFRPKTNVKPKKEVKKEVKEEAKAEIKEKAEDKKELIINSVPIFKIRKSVQNNSKTTKSAEQENTPADEIQYETWYIDTNGRVYKTWADYKENNNLPQCTMVIPKDGFYQADPAYPITEEYSTVWLEIMDSPACTWKAKICNGIDIASSFIGIGITGLSVASMLTPLAPVVIVSGIAAAGVSGAWSVGRNSQQLIDRSSHEESIHLFDKEAFPHYLGIAGTTFGLGAIGGSAIISNVAARGITVNTFARVAFNTVQGGNLFLNGVGMLYQGYYMIDKYITEDTVSVVDALNLATHIMFFCGSVVKIQFANDIIESTQGRVINDYRESLSSKRLRKKYNRVVRNAAENNVSKISENAEVIRYITKRQELLSNQPTANSSNRILNNRNIVWSCEGGRLRVNGIVLLDPVEYVTRLIRLGIFIEIDQNNSSGPQNHTNDAVVDQLLQVFCNLLSKYYDSDDCPRTMNLPVLPDFEPLIREMSSMHINEDYLKMLFKITEKLMKRSRSMDDFLFQTFTFVWQYCKANLRQWGMSLCYYTQSISSSKILQKIIIAIFEAIDMVLNNLFCAFGMYIDSNMDR
- the LOC105832095 gene encoding 5'-deoxynucleotidase HDDC2, encoding MQDTKRLQEFMELVGRLKHMKRTGWVKRNIPDPETIAGHMYRMAMLSFLVDGKENLDKTKIMQMTLIHDLAECIVGDITPYCGVPPDEKHRREDEAMENICKLLGDKGPEILQIFREYEKQESPEAQYVKDLDRLDLLMQAYEYEKRDNIPGKLDEFFVAINGKIRHPFINKIAIDINEERDKLCRSMNISK